The Dokdonia sp. 4H-3-7-5 genomic interval TGCCGAAAAAGAGCTCAAGCAATGGGCAAACATCTTTAACGAGTCTTTAAATGAGATTTTCATATTTGACGCTGCAAGCCTGCGCTTTATTGATGCAAATATAGGCGCAAGAGAAAATATAGGGTATACGCTCGAAGAGCTGTCATTAATGACACCCGTAGATATTAAGCCAGACTTTACAGAAAAACAATTCCGAGATTACATAGCGCCCTTGATTAATGGTACAGAGCGCAAAATGATTTTTAACACCACCCATGAGCGTAAAGATGGAACTACGTATCCAGTAGAGGTACACCTACAACCATCTAATTCTGAAAATACGAGTACTCTTGTTGCCATTATTCTTGATATTACAGAGCGTGTAAATTATACAGATAGACTTGAGAAGACCGTAGAGGAGCGCACCCATCAGCTAGAAGAAGCCTTGCAAACAGAAATAGAACTCAACGAACTTAAAACAAAGTTTTTGTCTCTTGTTTCTCATGAGTTTAAGACACCATTGAGTGGTATTTTAACTTCGGCGACACTCGCAGGAAAGTATACAACAGAAGAGCAACAAGATAAAAGAGTAAAGCACCTTACCACGATACAGAATAAGGTTAAGTATCTCAATACTATTATAGATGATTTTCTATCTATCGAGAGGCTAGAAACTGGAAAAACTAATTATGCATACACGACGTTCCCACTTAGCAAAGTGCTTAACGAGGTAATTTATGATGCAAACATGCACCTTAAACATGGCCAGCATATTAAGTATCCAGCAGATGCAGATGAGTTTATTATTAATTTTGATGAGAAAATTATGGAGCTCGTGTTGAGCAATTTAATTTATAACGCCATCAAATATTCATCTGAAGGAACTATAGTAGATATCCAACTCAAAATGAATAAGCAAGGACTCGAGATTAAGATTATTGATCAAGGAATAGGGATACCAGAACACGAGCAAAAATTTATTTTTAATCGATATTTTAGAGCAGAAAATGCATTGTTAAGTGCAGGAACAGGGATAGGACTTAACATAGTCAAGACGCATTTAGAAAACCTTGGAGCTTCTATTACTTTTGAAAGTAAGCATAATGAAGGTTCTACATTTACAGTTACAATACCAATCACATAGATTATGAAAAAAGTACTTTTAATAGAGGATGATATGGCGCTGCGTGAGAATACAGCAGAACTTCTAGAGCTTTCTAACTATGAGGTTACGACGGCTCCTAATGGTCGCATTGGTATTGACCTAGCTATAGCAAACCCACCACAAATAGTAGTTTGCGATATCATGATGCCTGAGGTAGACGGTTATGGAGTGCTAGAAGCGCTATCTAGCAACCCTAGCACAAGTCATATTCCATTTATTTTTCTTTCGGCTAAGACAGAGCACAAGGAAATTAGAAAAGGAATGGACATGGGAGCAGATGATTATCTTACAAAACCTTTTGAAGAAGAAGAACTTATAAGTGCCATAGAGAGTAGAATTGCAAAGGCAACGATACTTAATAACATATTTAAAGAAGAACCAGTAGTAAAGGAGGAAGACTCACTGCGTAGTCTCAATGAGCTTAAAAACTTTTTTGATGATGAGGGTGAAGAATTAAGTTTCAATAAAGGTGAATCAATCTATAAGGAAGGAGAACATTCTAACATGATTTACCTCATCCTCAAAGGTGTGGTAAAAACACATAAGATGGATGAAAGTGGAAAGGAGCTTATCACCGGACTTTTAAAAGCAGATGATTTTCTTGGTTTTACCTCATTTATTGAAAACATAGCTTACCTCGAGTCTGCTACAGCTATAGAAGATACTGTTGTCGTAGGAGTGAGTAAAAACGAACTAAAAGAAGTGCTTGAGAAAAGTAAGAACGTATCCTTAGAGTTAATGGAACTTCTTACAGATAACCTTGCAGAGGTTAAAGGACAGTTGTTACAGATGGCATACAGCTCTGTGCGTAAGAAAACAGCGCAAACCATCTTACAGTTTGCTGTAATCCTTAATAAAAAGCCAGAAGAAGGAATTAAAATTGCACGTAATGATCTAGCAAGTGTGGCTGGTATCGCTACAGAAAGTTTAATCAGAACACTATCTGGTTTCAAAAAGGAAGGTCTTATTGAAATAGAAGGACGCAACATCAGGTTGATTGACGTGGAAGGACTTGAGATGATAGACTAAATCGTGTAAACTGACTTTTGTCATATTTTATGGCTCAACAGTAAAATACATTTGTACTATTATATATAGTACTCATGAAGCATATTCTTATACCTGTAGATTTTTCTGACCAATCTTGGAACACGGCCTTATGCGCCTTTAACTTGCATAAGAGTGCAGGAGTACGATTCTATATTTTCTTTTCGGAGCAGCATGACTATGCTACAGGTGAGGCAACCGTTATCTGTGAGCATCCCGCACAGCAGCTCTCTTCTTGGGTAAAAAAGCTAGAAAAATTAAAAGGTAGTGGTCAGGTAATCATTCCATTAAAATGGGAGAGCGACTTTATATCAGACATGAGAGGAGCCGTTGCCGATAATAATATAGATCTTATCGTAATGAGCACGCATTATCCCAATATATTTTGTGATGTACTAAAAGGAAGTCATGTGCGAGAAGTAATCACACGTTTAAAATGCCCTGTACTTATCGTGCCTAGAGAGTTTCAATGTAAAAATCCTAAGCAGGTAGTTTTAATTACAGATTACAATTTTAATCATAGGGCAGAGCCCACTTCTGTAATTAATAATTTTATAAAGCGCACAAGTGCACACCTCAATATTCTACAATTATCAAAAACAGGTAATGCGCTTAGTGAAACACAGCAAACTAATAAAACCTTCTTGCAGACTTCTTTTCATGACATACCACACAGTTTTCATTTTGTAATGGAAAGAACAATGGATGAGGCTTTGCAATTTTTTGTAGATGTGCAGCAGGTAGACCTAGTGGTTTTATTTGCAAAAAATATTAATCTGTCTGAGAATGTTCTTTTTTCTCCAGCCCTTTCAGAAGAGAAGGATTATCACAAAAACATCCCGTTTCTAATAGTACACGAATAATTGGCGAGCTGACAAAAGTCATAGTTTACAGAGTGTTAAGTTTCTAGCTTTGAGTATCAATAAACACTTACTACTATGAGAGTTATTATCGTACCCACAGATTTTTCAGAAAATGCTTTTAATGCACTTCGTTGTGCGCAACAGTATTTTAAATATGAAAAAAGTAAATTCATATTAGTTCATACCTATGCAGATGAAGTTTATGAGAATAAAGAGGTTCTCTCAAGAGATATTCTAGAAGAATATAAAGCAGTTAAACATAAAGAAACGGAAGCATCTCTTGCCTTAGTCTTAGAGCGAGCTATGGGTCTAGAGCCTAATCCACATCACACATTTGAATCTAAAGCTATTTTTGGGACATTACTAGATGAAGTAAATTCCCTAGTAAATAGTAAAAACGCAGATCTGATTGTAATGGGATCTCAAGGTAACTCGGCACATCGATCCATTACCTATGGTAGCAACACATTACAAGTTATAAAATATGTAAAATGTCCAGTATTAGGCATTCCGCTAGGGTACAAATATGAGCGACCAGAGCGTATTTTATTCCCTTCAGAATTGTTGATTCCTTATAAAAATAGAGAGTTGAAACTCCTTAGTTGTTTAGCAAAAAGCTATCGTTCTGAGTTGCACTTACTATATATCTCAAACTTTGATAGATTATCCCTTAGACAAGAAGATGTCAAGAGTGGTTGGGAATACCGCTTTCGCGAAAGCGAACAAACCTACACACGTCATGACGAAGGAGATATAGCTCA includes:
- a CDS encoding universal stress protein is translated as MRVIIVPTDFSENAFNALRCAQQYFKYEKSKFILVHTYADEVYENKEVLSRDILEEYKAVKHKETEASLALVLERAMGLEPNPHHTFESKAIFGTLLDEVNSLVNSKNADLIVMGSQGNSAHRSITYGSNTLQVIKYVKCPVLGIPLGYKYERPERILFPSELLIPYKNRELKLLSCLAKSYRSELHLLYISNFDRLSLRQEDVKSGWEYRFRESEQTYTRHDEGDIAQIINEHISSNKIDMVVLVNSKHTYMETLLHTSTIDTVGLNTKIPFLILQNLSR
- a CDS encoding universal stress protein, with amino-acid sequence MKHILIPVDFSDQSWNTALCAFNLHKSAGVRFYIFFSEQHDYATGEATVICEHPAQQLSSWVKKLEKLKGSGQVIIPLKWESDFISDMRGAVADNNIDLIVMSTHYPNIFCDVLKGSHVREVITRLKCPVLIVPREFQCKNPKQVVLITDYNFNHRAEPTSVINNFIKRTSAHLNILQLSKTGNALSETQQTNKTFLQTSFHDIPHSFHFVMERTMDEALQFFVDVQQVDLVVLFAKNINLSENVLFSPALSEEKDYHKNIPFLIVHE
- a CDS encoding PAS domain-containing sensor histidine kinase, whose product is MEFFEESIEEAFMILFEGASEGIVVVNSDQMIVATNQSARDIFGYEKKELEGRSLETLIPMRFHKKHVGHFDKFMHHSDKREMGKGRDLYGLCKDGSQVPVEAGLNPFVLHKKKYVMALVTDITVRKNAEKELKQWANIFNESLNEIFIFDAASLRFIDANIGARENIGYTLEELSLMTPVDIKPDFTEKQFRDYIAPLINGTERKMIFNTTHERKDGTTYPVEVHLQPSNSENTSTLVAIILDITERVNYTDRLEKTVEERTHQLEEALQTEIELNELKTKFLSLVSHEFKTPLSGILTSATLAGKYTTEEQQDKRVKHLTTIQNKVKYLNTIIDDFLSIERLETGKTNYAYTTFPLSKVLNEVIYDANMHLKHGQHIKYPADADEFIINFDEKIMELVLSNLIYNAIKYSSEGTIVDIQLKMNKQGLEIKIIDQGIGIPEHEQKFIFNRYFRAENALLSAGTGIGLNIVKTHLENLGASITFESKHNEGSTFTVTIPIT
- a CDS encoding response regulator, which codes for MKKVLLIEDDMALRENTAELLELSNYEVTTAPNGRIGIDLAIANPPQIVVCDIMMPEVDGYGVLEALSSNPSTSHIPFIFLSAKTEHKEIRKGMDMGADDYLTKPFEEEELISAIESRIAKATILNNIFKEEPVVKEEDSLRSLNELKNFFDDEGEELSFNKGESIYKEGEHSNMIYLILKGVVKTHKMDESGKELITGLLKADDFLGFTSFIENIAYLESATAIEDTVVVGVSKNELKEVLEKSKNVSLELMELLTDNLAEVKGQLLQMAYSSVRKKTAQTILQFAVILNKKPEEGIKIARNDLASVAGIATESLIRTLSGFKKEGLIEIEGRNIRLIDVEGLEMID